One stretch of Corallococcus exiguus DNA includes these proteins:
- a CDS encoding LysR family transcriptional regulator gives MSISIAALDLNLLLVLHTVLTERSVVRAAERLHVTPSAISNSLARLRSALGDPLVTRKGRGIVPTPRALALAPAIARGLRELESGLHEAPFEPARCTRTFTLAVADAGQVTWGPRIAARMAGEMPNARLAVVGIASLVALGDLTSSQVDLHIGLAGRGAGLHVEPLLDERTVLVARDDPPGLTKRLAARALGSLRHVGVEMVPGKGFRDLVGAAYARAGIRREVAMTVPSFLTAAAIVAATDLVATLPESLVAAQGARLGVRCVNAPVPAHTVKMALCWHDRTHADPAARYFRQLVRRAVLDA, from the coding sequence GTGAGCATTTCGATCGCCGCCCTCGACCTCAACCTCCTCCTGGTGCTCCACACCGTCCTCACCGAGCGCAGCGTGGTGCGCGCGGCCGAGCGGCTCCACGTCACGCCCTCCGCCATCAGCAACAGCCTGGCGCGCCTCAGGTCCGCGTTGGGCGACCCGCTGGTCACGCGCAAGGGCCGTGGCATCGTCCCCACGCCCCGCGCGCTCGCGCTGGCGCCCGCCATCGCCCGAGGCCTGCGCGAGCTGGAGTCCGGGCTTCACGAAGCCCCCTTCGAGCCAGCCCGCTGCACGCGCACCTTCACGCTCGCCGTCGCCGATGCGGGGCAGGTCACATGGGGACCGCGAATCGCCGCCCGGATGGCTGGAGAGATGCCGAACGCACGCCTCGCCGTGGTCGGCATCGCTTCGCTCGTGGCGCTCGGGGACCTGACCTCGTCACAGGTCGACCTGCACATCGGCCTCGCCGGACGGGGCGCGGGCCTGCACGTCGAACCGCTGCTGGACGAGCGCACAGTCCTCGTGGCCCGCGACGACCCCCCTGGACTCACGAAGCGCCTGGCGGCGCGTGCGCTCGGCTCGCTCCGTCACGTGGGGGTGGAGATGGTCCCGGGCAAGGGCTTCCGGGACCTCGTTGGCGCCGCGTACGCACGCGCGGGCATCCGCCGCGAAGTCGCCATGACGGTGCCCTCGTTCCTGACGGCGGCGGCGATCGTGGCCGCGACCGACCTCGTCGCGACGTTGCCGGAGTCACTCGTCGCGGCGCAGGGCGCGCGCCTGGGCGTTCGCTGCGTCAACGCGCCGGTCCCCGCGCACACCGTCAAGATGGCCCTGTGCTGGCACGACCGCACGCATGCGGACCCGGCGGCGCGGTACTTCCGCCAGTTGGTCCGGCGTGCGGTCCTGGACGCGTGA
- a CDS encoding bestrophin family protein has product MIVRPRPGFFKLLFVVRGTILPRVLPHVLGVAALATLVVLTLKQGYIRLPITSPAPLSLLGIALSIFLGFRNNACYDRWWEGRKQWGALIIEVRAFTHATIALLDDGRAELPVVGRQAARRLVHRTIAFPYALAAHLRSQDAGEAIGRHLEEPERSRVLGSGNRPNALLREHQLELARLLREGRLTDITWAALNERVHSMMSIFTACERIRLTPLPFAYTVLLHRTAYLFCLLLPFGLAESMGWFAPVLTAMIAYTFFGLDLLSEELEEPFGEAPNDLPLLAMSRTAEINMLESLGEPQPEPLRPKDFVLG; this is encoded by the coding sequence GTGATCGTCCGTCCCCGTCCTGGCTTCTTCAAGCTCCTGTTCGTCGTGCGCGGAACCATCCTCCCGCGCGTCCTTCCTCACGTGTTGGGGGTCGCGGCGCTCGCCACGCTGGTCGTCCTGACGCTCAAGCAGGGCTACATCCGGCTTCCCATCACCTCGCCCGCACCGCTATCGCTGCTCGGCATCGCGCTCTCCATCTTCCTCGGCTTCCGCAACAACGCCTGTTACGACCGGTGGTGGGAGGGACGGAAGCAGTGGGGCGCGCTCATCATCGAGGTGCGCGCCTTCACCCACGCGACCATCGCACTGCTGGACGACGGACGCGCCGAGCTGCCTGTCGTGGGACGGCAGGCGGCACGAAGACTGGTGCACCGCACCATCGCCTTCCCCTATGCGCTCGCCGCGCACCTTCGCTCGCAAGACGCCGGAGAGGCCATTGGCCGCCACCTGGAGGAGCCCGAGCGTTCGCGCGTCCTGGGCAGCGGCAACCGCCCGAATGCCCTCCTGCGCGAGCACCAGCTGGAGCTGGCCCGCCTGCTCCGTGAGGGCCGCCTCACCGACATCACCTGGGCCGCCTTGAACGAACGGGTGCACTCCATGATGAGCATCTTCACCGCCTGCGAGCGCATCCGCCTCACGCCCCTGCCCTTCGCCTACACGGTGCTCCTGCACCGCACGGCCTACCTCTTCTGTCTGCTGCTGCCCTTCGGCCTCGCTGAGTCGATGGGTTGGTTCGCGCCGGTGCTCACGGCCATGATCGCCTACACGTTCTTCGGCCTGGACCTCCTGAGCGAGGAGCTGGAGGAGCCCTTCGGAGAAGCTCCCAACGATCTGCCCCTGCTCGCGATGTCCCGCACGGCCGAGATCAACATGCTGGAATCGCTGGGAGAGCCCCAGCCGGAGCCGCTGCGCCCCAAGGACTTCGTCCTCGGCTGA
- a CDS encoding ArsR/SmtB family transcription factor, with amino-acid sequence MEKHPETLNGIFQALADPTRRAVIARLGKGPASISDLAKPFDMALPSFMKHIHFLEDSGLIRTHKEGRVRTCALEKKPFGAVESWLSAQRALWEARTDRLEQFVTAASSKE; translated from the coding sequence GTGGAAAAGCATCCGGAAACGCTGAATGGAATTTTCCAGGCGCTCGCGGATCCGACCCGCCGGGCGGTGATTGCGCGTCTGGGAAAGGGCCCCGCCAGCATCAGTGACCTGGCGAAGCCCTTCGACATGGCCTTGCCGTCCTTCATGAAGCACATCCACTTCCTGGAGGACAGCGGGCTCATCCGCACGCACAAGGAAGGGCGTGTGCGCACGTGCGCGCTGGAGAAGAAGCCCTTCGGCGCCGTGGAGTCGTGGCTGTCCGCTCAGCGCGCCCTCTGGGAGGCCCGCACGGACCGGCTCGAGCAGTTTGTCACCGCCGCATCATCCAAGGAGTGA
- a CDS encoding endonuclease/exonuclease/phosphatase family protein has product MLKLLSSAVLSLLLSLGLVPAPSEEPAPAALAATTTTVATHNTWHGQANTRPLADIIGWQEVDTAEGHSKLDAMDAYAHFRPGDGRLDARNSIAISWRKNKFEKTGDGSRLTHGGEANVTPSRFVNWGVLKNLATGEKLAFINTHYISGAWNGEHPERQDRWRTHNTVVREVVAELRGRGLPVVLVGDFNRALSQDIPGMNHLNTAGVSGVPIDQIYVSVGIGTGPAERLEKYGSDHFAYTATVSY; this is encoded by the coding sequence ATGCTCAAGCTCTTGTCGTCGGCCGTCCTCAGCCTGCTGCTGTCGCTGGGGCTCGTGCCCGCTCCATCCGAGGAGCCAGCACCGGCGGCGCTCGCCGCCACGACGACCACGGTCGCGACGCACAACACGTGGCACGGGCAGGCGAACACGAGGCCGCTCGCGGACATCATCGGCTGGCAGGAGGTGGACACCGCGGAGGGCCACTCCAAGCTCGATGCGATGGATGCCTACGCCCACTTCCGGCCCGGTGACGGCCGGCTGGACGCGCGCAATTCCATCGCCATCTCCTGGCGCAAGAACAAGTTCGAGAAGACGGGCGACGGCTCCCGCCTCACGCACGGCGGTGAGGCCAACGTGACGCCGTCGCGCTTCGTGAACTGGGGCGTGCTGAAGAACCTGGCGACCGGCGAGAAGCTGGCGTTCATCAACACCCACTACATCTCCGGCGCCTGGAACGGCGAGCACCCGGAGCGTCAGGACCGCTGGCGGACGCACAACACCGTGGTGCGCGAGGTCGTCGCGGAGCTGCGTGGCCGGGGCCTGCCCGTCGTCCTGGTGGGGGACTTCAACCGCGCGCTGTCGCAGGACATCCCCGGGATGAACCACCTGAACACGGCGGGCGTCAGCGGCGTGCCCATTGATCAGATCTACGTCAGCGTGGGCATCGGCACCGGTCCCGCCGAGCGCCTGGAGAAGTACGGCTCCGACCACTTCGCCTACACCGCGACCGTCTCGTACTGA
- a CDS encoding haloalkane dehalogenase produces MPMVHQVQVLDSFISYREAGTGSPIVFLHGNPTSSHVWRNVIPPLAGRGRCLAPDLIGMGDSGKPDISYRFADHARYLDAWFDALDLRDVVLVGYDWGGVLALDWARRHPDRVRGVAVFETFLRPMRWSDWPPQGEQLFRALRTPGVGEQLVLEQNAFLEKSFANGVQRGLAEGDRAVYQAPYPDAASRRPVLQWPREIPIDGEPADVAAVIERYDTWLAQPSVKPVLLLTFGDTGLNAPSIIEWARANLRSLEIVPLRRAGHHAPEDAPEDIVRALQAWMDRSAW; encoded by the coding sequence ATGCCCATGGTTCACCAGGTCCAGGTCCTGGATTCGTTCATCTCCTACCGCGAGGCCGGGACGGGCTCGCCCATCGTGTTCCTTCACGGCAACCCCACGTCCTCACACGTGTGGCGGAACGTCATTCCGCCGCTCGCCGGCCGGGGCCGTTGCCTCGCGCCCGACCTCATCGGCATGGGGGATTCGGGCAAGCCGGACATCTCCTACCGGTTCGCGGACCACGCGAGGTACCTCGATGCGTGGTTCGACGCGCTCGACCTGCGGGACGTGGTGCTCGTCGGCTACGACTGGGGCGGTGTGCTGGCCCTGGATTGGGCGCGGCGGCATCCGGACCGCGTGCGGGGCGTAGCCGTGTTCGAGACGTTCCTCCGCCCCATGCGCTGGAGCGACTGGCCTCCCCAGGGCGAGCAGCTGTTCCGCGCCCTGCGCACGCCAGGGGTCGGTGAGCAGCTCGTGCTCGAACAGAACGCGTTCCTCGAGAAGTCCTTCGCGAATGGGGTCCAGCGTGGCCTCGCGGAGGGTGATCGGGCCGTCTACCAGGCCCCCTATCCAGATGCGGCGTCGCGGCGCCCGGTACTGCAGTGGCCTCGGGAGATTCCAATCGATGGTGAGCCCGCCGACGTCGCCGCGGTCATCGAACGCTATGACACGTGGCTCGCGCAGCCGTCCGTGAAGCCGGTGCTCCTGCTGACGTTCGGCGACACGGGGCTGAACGCTCCGAGCATCATCGAGTGGGCACGAGCCAATCTCCGGTCCCTCGAAATCGTCCCACTCCGTCGCGCGGGGCACCATGCGCCGGAAGACGCGCCGGAGGACATCGTGCGCGCACTCCAGGCCTGGATGGACCGCTCCGCGTGGTGA
- a CDS encoding gas vesicle protein GvpG has protein sequence MREEDGIMVVVAVSWALLFLGGGAFVVRLIHRAWKKEQTRHHGLPGEATVLECRATRMYINRRQVFDFLLEVRMPGQAPYQVSLSSRWHDWNVRVMDVGLRLNVKVDPKDPQGVVVLGPVVAQDLGRFLRQGMDAMATGQAAHADPVKALADLQRMADAGLVSEEEYARKRAEILDRL, from the coding sequence ATGCGCGAGGAAGATGGGATCATGGTGGTGGTGGCGGTGAGCTGGGCACTGCTCTTCCTCGGCGGAGGCGCGTTCGTCGTGCGCCTGATCCACCGGGCATGGAAGAAGGAGCAGACCCGCCACCATGGGCTGCCGGGCGAGGCCACGGTGCTGGAGTGCAGGGCCACGCGGATGTACATCAACCGCAGGCAGGTCTTCGACTTCCTGCTCGAGGTGCGGATGCCCGGCCAGGCGCCGTATCAGGTGTCGTTGAGCAGCCGGTGGCACGACTGGAACGTGCGGGTGATGGACGTCGGGCTGAGGCTCAACGTCAAGGTCGACCCGAAGGACCCACAGGGCGTCGTCGTCCTGGGGCCGGTCGTCGCGCAGGACCTGGGCCGGTTCCTCCGCCAGGGCATGGATGCAATGGCGACGGGCCAGGCGGCGCACGCAGACCCCGTGAAGGCCCTGGCCGACCTCCAGCGGATGGCCGACGCGGGCCTGGTCTCGGAGGAGGAGTACGCGCGGAAGAGGGCGGAGATCCTCGACCGGCTCTGA
- a CDS encoding endo alpha-1,4 polygalactosaminidase yields MPLEADDVREPEAQQQSLPGSEVIDFASASTQANTDASGKSGGMAVLKANSANCTVGAYADCYAQYIEFSPSYTGSLSFNLSSLTQAAPTPAQVTQLSLLTKYQGPGVAASYYQWQLYRFSTSSWVSIANSQGRGDWVWTPALTLALPTTEAASNFVSSTGEIRARIIKGAGTDAAQLDSLRLQVAWDISTTCTAETDAAFCARQGASCGQVTGTDNCGQARTVASCGACQSPQTCGGGGTPNVCGEASSCTVAAFPKGTTWMWDLEHNAIPTNLNAQVYVVDLFNTSTAKIQEYKTAGKKVVCYFSAGSYEDWREDANQFPQDTYCTPGENCAQSVHIMGDWCTAGGGCEWWLDHRKQGVRTVMTSRMQLAKNKGCDAVEPDNIDGYSHDDEINCTDQACWGLTAANQLEYNRWLATTAHSLCLGIALKNDVDQVPALADSFDFAINEECQRFNECGAYKTWFTNKNKAVFNAEYRKDSGGDITNWTSCTGTGATCACGESGFAQGDMRTLVFSTASVRYDNLQFTCW; encoded by the coding sequence ATGCCATTGGAGGCGGACGACGTGCGGGAGCCGGAGGCTCAACAGCAGTCGCTGCCGGGCTCGGAGGTCATCGACTTCGCTTCCGCGAGCACGCAGGCGAACACGGACGCGTCGGGCAAGAGCGGCGGCATGGCCGTGCTCAAGGCGAACAGCGCGAACTGCACGGTGGGCGCGTACGCGGACTGCTATGCGCAGTACATCGAGTTCAGCCCCAGCTACACGGGCTCTCTGTCCTTCAATCTCTCCAGCCTCACCCAGGCCGCGCCCACTCCGGCCCAGGTCACCCAGCTCAGCCTGCTGACGAAGTACCAGGGGCCCGGCGTCGCCGCGTCCTACTACCAGTGGCAGCTGTACAGGTTCTCCACCTCCAGCTGGGTCAGCATCGCCAACTCACAGGGGCGCGGCGACTGGGTGTGGACGCCAGCCCTGACGCTCGCGCTCCCCACCACCGAGGCCGCGTCGAACTTCGTGTCGAGCACCGGGGAGATCCGCGCGCGCATCATCAAGGGCGCGGGGACGGACGCGGCGCAGCTGGACAGCCTCCGGCTCCAGGTGGCGTGGGACATCTCCACGACGTGCACCGCTGAAACGGACGCGGCCTTCTGCGCGCGGCAGGGCGCGAGCTGCGGTCAGGTGACCGGCACCGACAACTGTGGACAGGCCCGCACGGTCGCGAGCTGTGGCGCCTGCCAGAGTCCTCAGACGTGCGGCGGTGGCGGCACTCCGAACGTCTGTGGTGAGGCTTCCTCCTGCACGGTGGCGGCCTTCCCCAAGGGCACCACCTGGATGTGGGACCTGGAGCACAACGCCATTCCCACCAACCTCAACGCCCAGGTCTACGTCGTGGACCTCTTCAACACGAGCACCGCGAAGATCCAGGAGTACAAGACCGCCGGCAAGAAGGTGGTCTGCTACTTCAGCGCGGGCTCCTATGAGGACTGGCGGGAAGACGCGAACCAGTTCCCGCAGGACACGTACTGCACCCCCGGGGAGAACTGCGCGCAGTCCGTGCACATCATGGGCGACTGGTGCACGGCCGGCGGCGGCTGTGAGTGGTGGTTGGATCACCGCAAGCAGGGAGTGCGGACGGTGATGACGTCGCGCATGCAGCTGGCGAAGAACAAGGGCTGCGACGCGGTGGAGCCGGACAACATCGACGGCTATTCGCACGACGACGAAATCAACTGCACCGACCAGGCCTGCTGGGGCCTGACGGCGGCGAACCAGCTCGAATACAACCGCTGGCTGGCCACCACCGCCCACTCCCTGTGCCTGGGCATCGCGCTCAAGAACGACGTGGACCAGGTCCCCGCGCTCGCGGACTCCTTCGACTTCGCCATCAACGAGGAGTGCCAGAGGTTCAACGAGTGCGGCGCGTACAAGACCTGGTTCACGAACAAGAACAAGGCGGTCTTCAACGCCGAGTACCGCAAGGACTCGGGCGGGGACATCACCAACTGGACGTCGTGCACGGGCACCGGGGCGACCTGCGCCTGCGGTGAGAGCGGCTTCGCCCAGGGTGACATGCGCACCCTGGTCTTCAGCACCGCGTCGGTCCGTTACGACAACCTCCAGTTCACCTGCTGGTAG
- a CDS encoding delta-60 repeat domain-containing protein, with protein sequence MSRGTASLLATAALSLSTPVTTAFAETAKAPLTLHAGAPSRVVDLSASADLAGSSPSLASFVPPGDFDPSFGAGGIALYELSGATLGTDSVLVQPDDRIVVTGSFRTNTGCGVYAARYNADGTVDTTFAGGMGLVTTTLASGLCNASSARGALQPDGKIVIASTRDQGAATDFALVRYTASGAPDTTFGSGGLVIYNYVMFDHAIDVAIQPDGRILLAGSSSNNTNLDFVVARFTSTGALDSTFGVGGRATYDFPSGRNDSMTDMALQPDGKVLAVGLTYAIGASPDFGLVRFTASGALDSSFGGGGALKIDVFGSTDQAMAVAVQTDGKILVGGNAYYPSGSQYYMALLRLNANGTAFDSTFNGNGQAYLSFGPTNNIISRLAVQADGKIVAGGYTSLTSRGNNYDAALLRFLPTGPLDSTFAGGGGFMYEGFVDSHDLTGGLGFQSDGKLIAGGLSDKYIRISRHGN encoded by the coding sequence ATGTCGAGAGGAACCGCGTCGTTGCTGGCAACGGCAGCCTTGTCCTTGTCCACGCCAGTGACGACCGCCTTCGCCGAGACGGCGAAGGCACCGCTGACCCTCCATGCGGGCGCTCCGTCCCGTGTCGTGGACCTGAGCGCTTCCGCCGATCTCGCGGGAAGCAGCCCTTCCCTGGCCTCCTTCGTCCCGCCGGGTGACTTCGATCCATCGTTCGGCGCGGGGGGCATCGCCCTCTACGAGCTCAGCGGCGCGACGCTGGGAACCGACTCGGTCCTGGTGCAGCCAGACGATCGGATCGTGGTCACCGGCAGCTTCCGGACGAACACGGGCTGTGGCGTGTACGCCGCCCGGTACAACGCCGATGGGACGGTCGACACAACCTTCGCGGGAGGCATGGGCCTGGTGACGACGACGCTCGCCTCGGGCTTATGCAATGCCAGTTCCGCGCGTGGGGCGCTGCAACCGGATGGGAAGATTGTCATTGCGTCCACGCGAGACCAGGGGGCGGCGACGGACTTCGCCTTGGTCCGCTATACGGCCAGCGGGGCTCCCGACACGACGTTCGGTTCGGGAGGATTGGTCATCTATAATTACGTGATGTTTGACCATGCCATCGATGTGGCCATCCAGCCGGACGGCCGGATCCTCCTGGCGGGGTCTTCCTCCAACAACACCAACCTGGACTTCGTGGTGGCCCGGTTCACGAGCACGGGCGCCCTGGACAGCACGTTCGGAGTCGGAGGCCGGGCAACCTACGATTTCCCCTCGGGCCGCAACGACTCGATGACGGACATGGCCCTGCAGCCGGACGGCAAGGTATTGGCCGTGGGGCTCACCTACGCGATAGGGGCGTCGCCGGACTTTGGCCTGGTGCGATTCACCGCCTCGGGGGCGCTCGACTCGTCCTTCGGAGGTGGAGGCGCTCTGAAGATCGACGTGTTCGGGAGCACCGACCAGGCCATGGCGGTGGCGGTGCAGACCGACGGCAAGATCCTGGTCGGGGGCAATGCCTACTATCCCTCGGGAAGCCAGTACTACATGGCGCTCCTCCGGCTGAACGCGAACGGCACCGCGTTCGACTCGACCTTCAACGGCAATGGGCAGGCCTACCTCAGCTTCGGTCCTACCAACAACATCATCTCCCGGCTGGCAGTCCAGGCGGACGGGAAGATCGTCGCGGGCGGCTACACGAGCCTCACCTCTCGCGGGAACAACTACGACGCGGCCCTGCTGCGGTTCCTCCCGACGGGACCTTTGGACTCCACCTTCGCGGGCGGCGGTGGGTTCATGTACGAGGGCTTCGTGGACAGCCATGACCTGACCGGAGGCCTCGGCTTCCAGTCGGACGGGAAGCTCATCGCGGGTGGTCTCAGCGACAAATACATCCGGATCTCCCGTCACGGGAACTGA
- a CDS encoding SRPBCC family protein produces MSPALNPELDLSISRIIKAPRAVVWKAWTDPASFEQWWVPAPSRCKVLEMDLRPGGALVTHFSETATSDFGPHLSACFLAVDSLKRIVFTNVMVAGWRPADVSGMPLMTAIITLKDHPQGTDYNAHVMHKNSADRNMHHDLGFHEGWGTVTAQLAAIAERRV; encoded by the coding sequence ATGTCCCCTGCCCTGAATCCCGAGCTCGACCTGAGCATCTCGCGCATCATCAAGGCGCCGCGCGCTGTCGTCTGGAAGGCCTGGACGGACCCTGCCAGCTTCGAGCAGTGGTGGGTGCCCGCGCCGTCGCGGTGCAAGGTGTTGGAGATGGACCTGCGGCCCGGCGGCGCGCTGGTGACGCACTTCAGCGAGACGGCCACCAGCGACTTCGGGCCTCACCTCAGCGCGTGCTTCCTCGCCGTCGACTCGCTCAAGCGCATCGTGTTCACGAACGTGATGGTCGCCGGCTGGCGGCCCGCGGACGTGTCCGGCATGCCGCTCATGACCGCCATCATCACGCTGAAGGATCATCCGCAGGGCACCGACTACAACGCCCACGTGATGCACAAGAACAGCGCGGACAGAAACATGCACCATGACCTGGGCTTCCACGAAGGCTGGGGCACCGTCACGGCGCAGCTCGCGGCGATCGCCGAACGGCGCGTGTGA
- a CDS encoding DEAD/DEAH box helicase, protein MLPRGRVVVIAPTRAACETIELALGLELRTYLEEHHGERLLALARSGQGFGIVAGTGTGKTLAIRPIAEELTGRRPLRVAVVNREREATAETPLADVAIVTTGIARRWFQGGAIRREDTLIVDEIHQTSAELELCLALGKRVGCRFIWLSATVDPAFYARYLDSADVLQVSTFDPGKAAQVEVERRKPLSFLDDAFLQDVQRQGRGVGVFLATRAGVEEAAAHVRARTADVHAAHYHGGEPLRAIRPFLEGTAPRPFVLTMTAAGQSALNVPGLDTVVIDDLRFTNVVEGGRNVLTRVHLGNNELLQMAGRVHGRVAGGRVFILSDRLIHFASLRPTEPEFQLAGEPERVALTAAALGVRADELDLPVPLDRAAYRRALAKLEARGIVDADGRLSAYGRAVEALPVERPWAELIVNAEDALLPFLAVCSAVESLHRMTREERNLEEVLVQGSDHLTAYNLYAEAFRVAGTVGEVQGLPRHVFDPEKLAAWAEGRGVLVKALEDAALAMASVYRSVGLALPARMPFASPSIHHRFCDLLARFMPFDLVIDERTAWGELTRVSKTSVCGNLGAVAGTLRYFADRNGESQGAIEGTQLPQSLLRRYAQRHAVAPVYDVRFRSVVLVKRLDYFGFTLEQEVDVLRAWGPELATAARHALAEALARGEAPHPAVDRHRVAIAEVRELWRRSGGMTAPLGFPELTALYEAQLDGVDTLDDFRERPLRLDLDALVPPVTRRALLALPDNVEVREQAVPLEYDVEELSDGALRGVVRLHLPEKLARTLVEEELPVLDRSRRFSVARGRRGVLQARSLLELQELLDRPWMPDEIAEATRERRPQVQDPERGGNRGHHHGKGSTYGGRRGGGRRRR, encoded by the coding sequence ATGCTCCCTCGCGGGCGGGTGGTGGTCATCGCGCCCACGCGCGCCGCGTGCGAGACCATCGAGCTGGCGCTCGGGCTGGAGCTGCGCACGTACCTGGAAGAGCACCACGGCGAGCGCCTCCTCGCGCTGGCTCGGAGCGGGCAGGGGTTCGGCATCGTCGCGGGCACCGGCACGGGCAAGACGCTCGCCATCCGCCCCATCGCGGAGGAGCTCACGGGCCGGCGGCCCCTTCGGGTGGCGGTGGTCAACCGCGAGCGGGAGGCCACCGCGGAGACGCCGCTCGCGGACGTAGCCATTGTCACCACCGGCATCGCGCGGCGCTGGTTCCAGGGCGGCGCCATCCGGCGTGAGGACACGCTCATCGTGGATGAGATCCACCAGACCTCCGCGGAGCTGGAGCTGTGCCTGGCCCTGGGCAAGCGCGTGGGCTGCCGCTTCATCTGGCTGTCCGCCACGGTGGATCCAGCCTTCTACGCGCGCTACCTGGACAGCGCGGACGTGCTCCAGGTGTCCACCTTCGACCCGGGCAAGGCGGCCCAGGTGGAGGTGGAGCGCCGCAAGCCGCTGTCCTTTCTCGACGACGCCTTCCTCCAGGACGTGCAGCGGCAGGGGCGCGGCGTGGGCGTGTTCCTGGCCACGCGCGCCGGAGTGGAGGAGGCGGCGGCTCACGTGCGTGCACGCACAGCCGATGTCCACGCGGCGCACTACCACGGCGGCGAGCCGCTGCGCGCCATCCGCCCTTTCCTGGAGGGCACGGCGCCCCGGCCGTTCGTGCTCACGATGACGGCGGCGGGGCAGAGCGCGCTCAACGTGCCCGGACTGGACACCGTCGTCATCGACGACCTGCGCTTCACGAACGTGGTGGAGGGCGGCCGCAACGTCCTCACCCGCGTGCACCTGGGCAACAACGAGCTGCTGCAAATGGCGGGGCGCGTGCACGGGCGCGTGGCGGGCGGGCGCGTCTTCATCCTCAGCGACCGGCTGATCCACTTCGCCTCGCTGCGGCCCACCGAGCCTGAGTTCCAGCTCGCGGGCGAGCCGGAGCGGGTGGCGCTCACCGCGGCGGCGCTGGGCGTGCGGGCGGACGAGCTGGACCTGCCCGTGCCGTTGGATCGCGCCGCCTATCGGAGGGCCCTCGCGAAGCTGGAGGCGCGCGGCATCGTGGACGCGGACGGGCGGTTGTCCGCCTATGGCCGGGCGGTGGAGGCCCTGCCCGTGGAGCGTCCGTGGGCGGAGCTCATCGTCAACGCGGAGGACGCGCTGCTGCCGTTCCTCGCGGTGTGCAGCGCGGTGGAGTCCCTGCACCGGATGACGCGCGAGGAGCGGAATCTGGAAGAGGTGCTCGTGCAGGGCAGTGACCACCTGACCGCGTACAACCTGTACGCCGAGGCCTTCCGTGTGGCGGGCACGGTGGGGGAGGTGCAGGGGCTGCCGCGCCACGTCTTCGACCCGGAGAAGCTCGCGGCGTGGGCGGAGGGGAGAGGCGTGCTGGTGAAGGCCCTGGAGGACGCGGCGCTCGCGATGGCGAGCGTGTACCGGAGCGTGGGGCTGGCGTTGCCCGCGCGCATGCCCTTCGCGAGCCCCAGCATCCACCATCGCTTCTGCGACCTGCTCGCGCGCTTCATGCCCTTCGACCTGGTCATCGACGAGCGCACGGCCTGGGGTGAGCTCACACGCGTGTCGAAGACGAGCGTGTGCGGCAACCTGGGCGCGGTGGCGGGCACGCTGCGCTACTTCGCCGACCGCAACGGCGAGTCGCAGGGCGCCATCGAAGGCACCCAGCTGCCCCAGTCGCTGCTGCGCCGCTACGCCCAACGTCACGCGGTGGCGCCCGTGTATGACGTGCGCTTCCGCTCGGTCGTGCTCGTCAAGCGGCTGGACTACTTCGGCTTCACGCTGGAGCAGGAAGTGGACGTGCTGCGCGCCTGGGGGCCGGAGCTGGCCACGGCGGCCCGGCACGCGCTCGCGGAGGCACTGGCGCGGGGCGAGGCGCCGCATCCCGCGGTGGACCGGCACCGGGTCGCCATCGCCGAGGTGCGCGAGCTGTGGCGGCGCTCGGGAGGAATGACCGCGCCGCTCGGGTTCCCGGAGCTCACCGCGCTCTACGAGGCGCAGCTCGATGGCGTGGACACGCTCGACGACTTCCGGGAGCGCCCGCTGCGGCTGGACCTGGACGCGCTCGTGCCGCCCGTGACGCGCCGGGCACTCCTGGCGCTCCCGGACAACGTGGAGGTCCGCGAGCAGGCGGTGCCGCTGGAGTACGACGTGGAGGAGCTGTCGGACGGGGCCCTGCGGGGCGTGGTGCGGCTGCACCTGCCGGAGAAGCTCGCCCGCACCCTGGTGGAAGAGGAGCTGCCGGTGCTCGACCGCTCCCGGCGCTTCAGCGTGGCCCGGGGCCGGCGGGGTGTGCTCCAGGCCCGCTCGCTCCTGGAGCTCCAGGAGCTGCTTGACCGACCCTGGATGCCAGACGAAATCGCCGAGGCCACCCGCGAGCGTCGGCCCCAGGTGCAGGACCCGGAGCGTGGGGGCAACCGGGGCCATCATCATGGCAAGGGCTCAACGTACGGAGGAAGGCGGGGAGGCGGCAGGCGGAGGCGCTGA